In one Oncorhynchus masou masou isolate Uvic2021 chromosome 23, UVic_Omas_1.1, whole genome shotgun sequence genomic region, the following are encoded:
- the LOC135511082 gene encoding formin-2-like, which produces MQTIQTVETQVPFLKESFFTTAFKDRRKSSVTNLLRRQQQQHQTHHPLPPSLDGEEPRIEHARLGRSSSSPLCNKAERADRSREGEGDSESVSLLSAAAASSQLLLTPTSRQGLVLSSRRTSSANHEKQPQQHGLIAKGVHLFRNMGNQEAKQRKVVGVDAPCDGVAEDRELECSNKGKKSKGGDAGKKKSKSESKSSVFSSMRLRKSLSKAKGLSKEDILDSKGSQLEETGGVNSSLSADELGMMSDGEPEQGHLTTSGPEDEGQRISSGSDGDLYSFHSAAADHEDLLSDIQQAIREQHGTSDGVLDRVTRPLAEEVTSPISDGDVEPLAPDPTDPQEVTSTQGPDLDKGQVDETPVVTDTVGTDQSAELGESEAEGGVASGEESDLGSPSDSGPSSAAFDTERSSGSPLPKTTSTYSFPDTTATTTSYESAEEPQDDLESPVVTSQLTQSQSFDEGGSTIEGVRCIRLGTTSGSPRSVSNMDLTVEREEGDRGRDFPSMSRRKSSYSISLLTADSSKRALSRRMSSTTSTVKPYPPIHPSYVKTTTRQLTSPIGSPSQSPLIPRRMGPGSGAGYGGHKAQLWRTTRQRSCSIAGPLSHSADWTKDLEGLRARHEDAADLQEHGGSERGIPGASLTLGTRLRLSGVQNATTGPNQDVFSGHTLLERLCLQQQGKGVTEEEAERLCCRMLGLGLLQPLSDCFREQHEDIVTPATVTFNEDQLYTWATFGLPSHLWEPHEGRTPGRIQDLWPPPQAAQISSKSRNLSQEDNGSDIPGLEKTINDLRIKIAALEIQHASLEMEIDSKKRGDGDNTVALGGISLAGKKRIEVSVQTSPLEEAFRFEVPFRGGSIPSSASPPAISSSSLHKHEFVCTCQQQQQSGTQPPPSPTPGIPPPPPLPPLPQLSGGPPPPPPPLPGGAGPPPPPPPPPLPGMGGSCPPPPPPPPPLPGMGGSCPPPPPPPLPGFGPPPPPPPPGIGPPPPPPPPGGGPPPPPGFGPPPPPGGFMAPMAQEAVPQKAPIEPPKPMKPLYWTRIQLHAKKDASGSLVWEKIEEPSVDFDEFVKLFSKSAVKEKKKPISDTITKSKAKQVVKLLNTKRSQNVGILMSSIHLDMKDIQNAILNMDNTVVDLETLQSLYDNRAQQDEMEKIEKHIKSSKDIDDAKPLDKPEQFLFQLSQIPNFSGRVFCILFQSTFDECISSILRKVEILQRVCTTLQRGQCVMQVLGLVLAFGNFMNGGNRSRGQADGFTLDILPKLKDVKSSDNSQSLLSFIVAYYLRHFDEDAGRETCVYPLPEPQDLFQASQMKFEDFQRDLRKLRKDLKACSAETEKVCQVSSEEHLQPFKEKMEGFLSQAKTDLEAQETQLENTHKIFLELSMFFSVKAKAGEKEVSPNTLFSVWHEFSTDFKDLWKKENKLRLQERLKTAEEVFKQAREKVSYSVKPKQSSGIKAKLGQKI; this is translated from the exons ATGCAGACCATTCAGACTGTAGAGACCCAGGTACCTTTCCTGAAGGAGAGCTTCTTCACCACAGCGTTTAAAGACAGGAGGAAGAGTAGTGTGACTAACCTGCTCCgcagacagcaacaacaacatcaaactCACCATCCGCTTCCGCCTTCTCTGGACGGGGAGGAGCCTCGCATTGAGCATGCTCGACTGGGTCGCTCATCCAGCAGCCCGTTATGCAACAAAGCAGAGCGAGCAGATaggagcagggagggggagggagacagtgagtctgtcagcctcctctcagcagcagcagcatcctCACAGCTGCTCCTGACACCGACGAGCAGGCAGGGATTAGTGCTGAGCTCCCGAAGAACCAGTTCAgcaaaccatgagaaacagccCCAGCAGCATGGCCTGATCGCCAAGGGGGTCCACCTGTTTAGGAACATGGGAAACCAGGAGGCCAAGCAGAGGAAGGTGGTAGGGGTAGATGCCCCCTGTGATGGGGTAGCTGAAGACAGAGAACTGGAGTGCTCTAATAAAGGCAAGAAATCCAAAGGGGGAGATGCCGGCAAGAAGAAATCCAAATCGGAATCCAAAAGCTCTGTGTTTTCCAGTATGCGGCTCAGGAAGAGTCTGTCGAAGGCTAAGGGGTTGTCCAAGGAGGATATCCTGGACAGCAAGGGATCCCAGCTGGAGGAGACTGGTGGGGTCAACAGCAGCCTCTCGGCAGATGAGCTGGGAATGATGTCGGATGGTGAGCCAGAACAAGGCCACTTGACAACATCGGGGCCGGAGGACGAGGGCCAGAGGATTAGTTCAGGATCAGACGGGGACCTCTACAGCTTCCACTCTGCTGCGGCTGATCATGAAGATCTGCTGTCGGACATCCAGCAGGCTATTAGGGAGCAGCATGGGACCTCTGACGGGGTCCTGGATAGGGTCACTCGCCCTTTGGCTGAGGAGGTCACCTCCCCCATCTCCGATGGTGATGTTGAACCCCTAGCCCCTGACCCCACTGACCCACAAGAGGTAACCTCCACTCAGGGGCCAGACCTGGACAAGGGACAGGTGGATGAGACACCTGTTGTTACTGATACTGTAGGAACAGACCAAAGTGCTGAGCTTGGAGAGTCagaggcagagggaggtgttGCATCTGGGGAGGAGTCAGATTTAGGTTCACCAAGTGACAGTGGCCCCTcctcggctgccttcgacaccgaGAGGAGCAGTGGAAGCCCCCTGCCCAAAACCACCAGCACCTACAGTTTCCCAGACACTACCGCCACCACCACATCCTATGAGAGCGCAGAGGAGCCCCAGGACGACCTGGAGAGTCCGGTAGTGACCTCCCAGCTGACTCAGAGCCAGAGCTTTGATGAGGGGGGTAGCACCATCGAGGGGGTCAGGTGCATCAGGTTGGGAACGACCTCAGGGTCACCCAGAAGTGTCAGTAACATGGACCTGactgtggagagggaggagggggacagggggagagacttCCCGTCTATGAGCAGGAGGAAGAGTAGCTATTCTATCTCTCTGCTGACGGCTGACAGTTCTAAAAGAGCCCTTTCCAGAAGGATGTCCTCCACTACCTCCACTGTCAAGCCCTATCCTCCCATCCACCCTTCCTATGTGAAGACCACCACCAGGCAGTTGACATCCCCCATAGGCTCCCCCAGCCAAAGCCCCCTTATCCCCCGTAGGATGGGGCCAGGCTCTGGGGCAGGGTATGGGGGCCACAAGGCCCAGCTGTGGAGGACCACCAGGCAAAGGTCCTGCAGTATCGCCGGGCCTCTCAGTCATTCTGCAGACTGGACCAAGGATCTGGAAGGCCTCAGAGCTAGGCATGAGGATGCCGCTGACCTCCAGGAGCATGGGGGGTCAGAGAGAGGCATCCCAGGGGCTAGTCTGACCCTTGGCACCAGACTACGCCTCTCAGGTGTCCAGAACGCCACCACCGGGCCAAATCAAGATGTCTTCTCTG GACACACCCTGTTGGAGCGTCTATGTCTGCAGcagcaggggaagggagtgacggaggaggaggcggagaggTTGTGTTGTCGTATGTTGGGCCTGGGGCTGCTGCAGCCCCTCAGTGACTGTTTCAGAGAGCAGCATGAAGACATTGTCACTCCAGCCACAGTCACCTTTAAT GAGGACCAGCTGTATACATGGGCCACCTTCGGCCTGCCCTCCCACCTCTGGGAACCCCATGAAGGCCGTACCCCAGGCCGCATCCAGGACCTGTGGCCCCCTCCACAAGCAGCTCAG ATTTCGTCAAAGTCCAGGAATCTGTCACAAGAGGACAATGGCAGTGATATTCCAGGGCTGGAGAAGACCATTAATGACTTGAGGATAAAGATTGCAGCACTGGAAATCCAGCATGCATCTCTGGAGATGGAGATCGACTCGAAGAAGAGAGGAGACGGGGACAATACTGTGGCCTTGGGGGGTATCAGCCTCGCAGGAAAGAAGAGGATCGAGGTTTCCGTACAGACATCCCCTTTGGAGGAGGCCTTTAGATTTGAAGTGCCTTTCAGGGGAGGGTCAAtcccctcctcagcctctcccccagcaatctcctcctcctccctccacaaACATGAGTTTGTCTGTACCtgccaacagcagcagcagagtgGTACCCAGCCCCCACCTTCTCCCACCCCAGgtataccccctcctcctccccttcctcctctacctcagctctCTGGAgggcccccaccaccaccaccccctctccctggtggggctggtcctcctcctccaccccctcctcctcctttaccaGGTATGGGCGGATCCtgtcccccacctccaccccctcctcctcctttaccaGGTATGGGCGGATCCtgtcccccacctccaccccctcccctgcCAGGCTTTggacctccacctccacccccgcCACCAGGTATTGGCCCCCCTCCTCCGCCCCCACCCCCCGGCGGTGGACCTCCACCTCCCCCAGGATTtggccctcctccccctcccggTGGATTCATGGCCCCCATGGCCCAGGAGGCTGTCCCACAGAAGGCACCCATTGAGCCCCCCAAGCCCATGAAGCCTCTCTACTGGACCAGGATCCAGCTGCATGCTAAAAA GGATGCGAGTGGTTCTCTGGTTTGGGAGAAGATCGAGGAACCGTCAGTGGATTTTGATGAGTTTGTCAAGTTGTTTTCCAAAAGTGCTGTGAAGGAGAAAAAAAAGCCAATATCAGACACCATCACCAAGTCCAAGGCCAAACAG gtggtgAAGCTTTTGAACACCAAGCGATCTCAGAATGTGGGGATCCTCATGTCCAGCATCCACTTGGACATGAAGGACATTCAGAATG CCATTCTGAACATGGACAACACTGTGGTGGACCTTGAGACCTTGCAATCCCTGTATGACAAT AGAGCCCAGCAAGATGAGATGGAGAAGATTGAGAAACACATCAAGTCATCCAAAGATATAGACGACGCAAAGCCATTGGACAAGCCTGAACA GTTTCTCTTCCAGCTGTCCCAAATCCCCAATTTCTCAGGAAGGGTGTTTTGTATCCTCTTTCAATCAACCTTTGATGAATGTATCTCCTCCATCCTCCGGAAAGTTGAAATCCTTCAGAGAGTGTGTACG ACTCTGCAGAGAGGTCAGTGTGTGATGCAGGTGCTAGGTCTTGTCTTAGCTTTTGGGAACTTCATGAACGGAGGGAACCGATCGCGCGGGCAGGCTGACGGCTTCACTCTGGACATCCTGCCCAAACTCAAGGACGTCAAGAGCAGT GATAACTCTCAGAGTCTTTTGTCATTCATCGTTGCTTACTATCTAAGGCACTTTGATGAG GACGCAGGTAGAGAGACCTGTGTCTACCCTCTCCCTGAACCCCAGGATCTCTTCCAGGCCTCTCAGATGAAGTTTGAGGACTTTCAGAGAGATCTACGCAAGCTAAGGAAAGACCTCAAAG CATGCTCGGCCGAGACGGAgaaggtctgtcaggtctcttcTGAAGAGCACCTGCAACCCTTTAAAGAGAAGATGGAGGGGTTTCTGAGCCAAG CAAAAACTGATCTGGAGGCACAAGAAACACAACTAGAGAACACTCATAAGAT TTTTTTGGAGCTGAGCATGTTCTTTTCAGTCAAGGCCAAGGCGGGCGAGAAGGAAGTCTCTCCCAACACGCTGTTTTCTGTGTGGCATGAGTTCTCCACTGATTTCAAAGATCTTTGGAAGAAGGAAAACAAACTGAGGTTACAGGAACG ACTGAAAACGGCAGAGGAGGTTTTCAAACAAGCCAGAGAGAAGGTCTCGTACAGCGTCAAACCCAAACAGTCCTCTGGAATA AAAGCCAAACTCGGTCAGAAGATCTGA